The Malus sylvestris chromosome 12, drMalSylv7.2, whole genome shotgun sequence genome contains a region encoding:
- the LOC126593973 gene encoding uncharacterized protein LOC126593973 isoform X2, with the protein MAYNSSSSSTSIPLPTLPDVSTFLKIKLDPTNYPLWQAPMLTLLRSRNLVSYVDGTSKCPPAFLKDDEGIFTDTVNPEFEAWIQQDAMVMSWIKSSVHPTVLGALIGKTSSHSAWICLRERYDLQSTGRLLQLRSELMNTHRGDSSIAEFLGRVNCLSETLSLSGAPVSESDIVAIVLNNVGPAYESTVASAQARDEAISYSVLEALLLSAERSQEMDTVFSDDTGPTALAAACGGCPGTFRGCGEGYGGIRGGTSASSRMAYIPTHKRHLKESERTLLTSELLASQLKKNLNVNPCNMSNVDGTGRIVYADHPTHRWCAVALDDENQFPSSVNLEPVTLESAEPKIGNKFLALINTSIDNGGEVKLNTRRSLGASIAENVLEDLVSSFEHMRNEMKCAKLTEVNPTLVARVGKVLFRRVPSVSIESIRRNLCPEILKRWGRSFYPNVPVSYKERIVNEVVPQIGVDFEEEEDIYELQLSDSTSPDPTLSCKCRVMKEHGTLQLYEGLYPETCIEMSTFFQIKLKPVRKMVMDISCTTKNLDLRLMLCTKRLVTDLTDDEMQSITDLVNSAILDPEVKGGLRWPLGKESSGDKYKVLRVWHVRANTYRNSSLRLKVKHYDRFDFRTLTGEASWVASLVLENVMSKLREENVEVSSVYEMLKENMQFIWDNFLSCESFLT; encoded by the exons atggcGTATAATTCTTCCAGCTCTTCCACCTCCATTCCTCTCCCTACCCTACCTGATGTTTCCACCTTCCTTAAGATTAAACTTGACCCTACCAATTACCCTCTCTGGCAAGCCCCGATGCTTACCTTGCTTCGTAGCAGGAATCTCGTCTCCTATGTTGATGGCACTAGCAAATGTCCTCCTGCCTTTCTCAAAGATGATGAGGGCATTTTTACTGATACTGTGAATCCGGAGTTTGAAGCATGGATTCAACAAGATGCTATGGTTATGTCCTGGATCAAGAGCTCTGTTCATCCCACTGTGTTGGGTGCCCTAATCGGGAAAACCAGTTCTCATTCTGCATGGATCTGTCTGCGCGAACGCTATGATTTGCAGTCCACTGGCCGTCTTCTTCAACTTCGCAGTGAGTTGATGAACACCCACCGTGGTGACTCCTCCATTGCTGAGTTTCTCGGTCGTGTCAATTGCCTTTCTGAGACTCTCTCCTTATCCGGTGCTCCTGTTTCTGAGTCAGATATTGTTGCCATTGTTCTCAACAATGTTGGTCCTGCATATGAAAGCACCGTGGCTTCTGCTCAGGCTCGTGATGAAGCCATATCTTACAGTGTTTTGGAGGCCCTTCTGCTCAGCGCTGAGCGCAGTCAAGAGATGGATACTGTCTTCTCTGATGATACTGGACCTACTGCTCTCGCTGCTGCTTGTGGCGGTTGTCCTGGTACCTTTCGTGGTTGTGGCGAAGGCTATGGAGGTATTCGTGGTG GCACAAGTGCTAGTTCTAGAATGGCTTACATTCCAACACACAAGCGGCACTTGAAGGAATCGGAGAGGACATTGCTGACATCAGAGCTGCTTGCTTCACAATTGAAGAAAAACTTAAATGTCAATCCATGTAACATGTCTAATGTGGATGGGACTGGAAGAATAGTTTATGCAGACCATCCTACACATAGATGGTGTGCCGTTGCTTTGGATGACGAGAACCAGTTTCCATCTTCTGTTAATCTTGAACCTGTTACCTTGGAGTCTGCTGAGCCGAAAATTGGAAATAAATTTCTAGCTTTGATCAATACTAGTATAGATAACG GCGGTGAGGTGAAATTGAATACGCGAAGGAGCCTTGGGGCATCTATAGCAGAAAATGTGCTGGAAGACTTAGTTTCTTCTTTCGAACACATGAGGAATGAAATGAAGTGTGCAAAGCTCACAGAAGTAAATCCTACTTTGGTTGCTAGAGTGGGCAAAGTACTTTTTCGTAG GGTCCCTTCAGTTAGCATCGAATCCATCAGAAGAAATTTGTGTCCTGAAATCTTGAAACGATGGGGGCGATCGTTTTACCCAAATGTTCCTGTTTCATATAAGGAAAGGATTGTGAACGAAGTTGTCCCACAAATTGGAGTTGATTTCGAAGAGGAGGAAGATATATACGAATTACAG TTGTCTGATTCTACGAGTCCAGATCCAACTCTCTCCTGCAAATGTCGGGTAATGAAAGAACATGGAACGCTACAACTCTACGAG GGTTTATATCCTGAGACTTGCATCGAAATGTCAACTTTCTTTCAGATCAAATTGAAACCAGTGCGTAAAATGGTAATGGACATTTCATGCACTACTAAGAATCTGGACCTGAGGCTAATGCTATGCACTAAGAGACTCGTAACTGATCTGACT GATGATGAGATGCAAAGCATTACGGATCTCGTTAATTCTGCGATTCTAGATCCAGAAGTGAAGGGTGGATTGAGATGGCCCCTGGGGAAGGAGTCTTCTGGAGATAAATACAAAGTTCTTAGGGTTTGGCACGTAAGAGCTAATACGTATAGAAATTCATCACTGAGATTGAAAGTAAAACACTATGACCGATTTGATTTTAGAACCCTAACCGGGGAAGCTTCTTGGGTGGCAAGTCTGGTGCTGGAAAACGTAATGTCAAAGTTACGG GAAGAAAATGTCGAAGTCAGCTCGGTTTATGAGATGCTTAAGGAAAATATGCAGTTTATATGGGATAACTTCTTGAGCTGTGAAAGTTTTTTAACCTGA